The sequence ATCCCTGCTTTAATACAGGTGACCgccttcagatttttttttgcatattctgTGGTTATCTGTGCATTGTTATGATGGGAAGGGGCTTCATATAACCCCTGTGGGTTACTTTTATATGCCTTGGTTGTCCAGGGGGGCTCCTTGAGACACTGTATGGTCCCTTTAACCTGGGAAACACATAATTGTATCCTTCTACAGAGCAGTAATACATAGCTGCTAAGTTTCCCTTTTTAAAAGAGCCAGTCCCTCTCCCAaatccctgatgtccctctctcctcccctgatgcccatcttttctaggagctcaaagtgtttgctgagtatgagggtatcacagggttctacagtccTAGAAGCCCccataatgtatatagaaatatatgcatatgtgtgtgtggttaaCCTCTTCAGTGCTGGACTGCAAaacatctgtgtgtgtgtagttaACATTTACAGGCAATATTTTTGCAATACAGGAGTGTAATGAACACATCGTACCTTTTAGAATTTGGCAGCCTTAGTCACATATCCATCTCATGATCAGCCGACTCAGCTCCACCTTTTGTCAATAAACTAGTTGCTGTTTGATTTGGCTAGCGGAGTGGTGTTGATTGTAAAGCAGTTTTGACGTGTAGTATCGGATGCCAAACAGTTTGAGCTATCGGTACCGTGCAAAAGTCTTAGGCAGGTGCGAaaataaaatgctgtaaagtaagaatgcctTCAAAAATAGCcacgttaatagtttatttgtatCAATTAACCAAATGCAAAGCgagtgaacaaaagaaaaatctaaatcaaatcaatattcgGTGAGACTGCATCAAGTCTTGTAGGTGGATTCGCAGAAAGTCaaggattttgtaggcatatagttaggtgtttGATTAAACGATTCTACCAAActggtgctaatgatcatcaatttaatatgtaggttgaaacgcAATAATTAACTGAAACCGAAACAGCTGTataggaggaaaaaaactggATGATGAACTCACCAGGTGGCTAAAGACAGCTTAATGCAAAAAGTCATCCACCATGGCAGCACTGAGGACAGCAACAACCCCCAAGGTAGCTACACCACATCAGCACGGTCTCTCCCAGTGAATTTTTTTCACACCAGCCTAAATCTTTTGTGCAGTACTGGATATATAGAGTGAATGTATAAGTAAGACAGAGTAGAAAGTGATAGTTATATATATCTCAATGAGCTCCAAGTATCCCAATACAGAACGATTCCCAAACCTGAtcataaaaacactaaaaaacaaaacaaaaagacaacACCTGAAAAAGCTATTATTTCCaggttagaaataaaaaaaataaaagttatatcaaaataaataataatttggagTGCTGAGCATCTATTTGAAGAACATGTTGTACAAGGGTAGAGCCCCTGCTACGGCGCCTATCTTTTAGAGTGTAGCCCATCAGTAAAGTATTTGGACTACGTAAGTATGAACACCAGCAAGATGGGGCAAGACACGGGGGAGCACTTGCTACCTGGAAATCCCCGAGCCTGACTTGAATATGCCGTATTGGTAAGTATGCCGCCCTTTAAGCCACCAGCCCACCAGGCACCTGCCAGTCCGGGCCCCTaggtattaattaattaattaattaatctgcatcttttttgctttttttctgttggtATTATGATATTTGTAACGaaataaatatgtgaaaatcCCTTGACCAAAATGTGTTTCCTTCTCCACACTACGACACCAAAGGGAGCGTTGGCCCTGCATGAAGGACATTTTAATATGGAAGTCTAGGGGCGGAAACGCagctctcctgtcaactctccctttagcgaAGAAACAACAAAGGAAAGATGGCACTCGTGGCAGTGGGAACCTCGGATGAAACCAGTAGCAAAGTGCAACCTTTCCAGGTGTGAACATTGTATACTGTGTAATAAATGGCACTCCCACTATAAAATGCAACAAACGGTTatcctattaaaaaaagaagccaGTTATAACCCGCAAGGACAACAGAAGCGGCGTAAAACTCCTTCGGACAGAGACCGTGAGTACACGTacattctattaaaaaaaaactcctctaaatgaacaaatataacacaatggatttgtattataatatatcCGTAAGCGTGTCCCTTTCTATATTCGTCTTTCTGTACAATAAACAAAATCTATCCTTTTAAAACAATCTCATAGAGTTTAAGACCCTTTCTCCTTCTATATAATCGTATCATGTGTTAAGGTTATTGTCCGCTTTATATTTAGttcttgcattttatatatcgtttttatattcattttatgttatttttacatttggttTTCTATtctattgtaatagtgctatggaatctgctggaactctagtaataaaatataataataatattaataataataataatagtatacaATGTGATACTAGGCAGAAATTGGTTACATAACAGCAGAACCTTCTCCCTGTTcatgctactaatgcctctcgctatataaacaagcaccctgcttgctttttctgatGCTTTATTACAGTGCCTGCTTACCCATAAATCCTCAGAAACAATTACTCCTGAGGCTGTCTCTGCTGGCAGAacgtatttataaattattcatatatttattttatttttctttggatATTTACATACCAAGtgcaacattttacatttatcaacgttGAACTGCAACTGCCACACTCTTGAGAATTTTTCTAATTGACTTAAATCATTAGCCATGTGCTGGCAGAAcgtatttatgaattatttatatatttattttatttagttttcctTTGGATTttgacatcatcatcattaacTGTTGACACGAAATTAATTGCTACTTCTTCTTTGTAAACAGGTTCTAGATTTGTTCTAGATTGCAGCTTTCGCAATGGCGTCACCTCTGAGTGAAGGACGCGTTGTAATTATTCCTAGAAACCAAGTGATGGCCGGTTCGACCGCAACTAAACCAGTGGCCGCTGCTTTCTATCTAAGTGTTCTAAAAGGACAGCCTAAAGCTCTAGGGGTAAGTTTTGATATTGCAATGTAACATGTACTTGTTTTTTGGTAAAAATTGGAGAAAATAAATGGAACACGAtgatcgcttacctggagaacacatggcaccgggatgcactatgggaagaaggcacgTTGGCGGAGGCAATGTTCttctgggaaaccttgggtcctgccattcatgtggatgttactttgacacgtatCACCTACCTAAGTGTTgctgcagaccatgtacaccctttcatggacaccgTATTCCCTGATGCCATTGGCCTCTGTCAGCAGGATAATGTGGCCTGCCAAGAAGCAAAAATGgctcaggaatggtttgaggaacacaacgaGTTCAAGACATTGAACTCCCCAGATCTGaatccaatcgagcatctgtggtaggactggacaaacaagtcccaTCCATGAAGACCCCACCTCgtaacttacaggacttaaaggacctgctgGTGCCgaataccacagcacaccttcagaggacTAGCACGACgtgtcagggctgttttggcctacacaatattaggccaAAGCAAAGGGCCGTGTTTGAGAGGTTAAGAATACATTTTGCTGATGGATATTACAAAATCAAATCAAGTGGAATGATTGGCTAACGTACCTGTTCCTTCTGTTCCCATAGACAACACAGATTGTCCTGTCACTGTTACAGATATCACTGGGGTTAATCTATTCGCTTTCTAACGGATGCGTAACCATCTCCATATTGACCGGCGTTAATTTCTGGGGATCAGTATTTGTGAGTATGGAATATGTTGGCTATAGCCTATACGATGGTCATTTTCTAGATAATTACACACTTGCCTAGCTTCTTATTGTCTTTAATTCTCCTGTTGCTCACATGTCTCTACATGTGGAATAAGTTCTGGTCAACGTAGGTGCCTCCAGTAAGATGTGACATCTCCCCTTTACGTGTAAATCAAAACAAACGCATGGCACCATTCCATTGGTCAGAACAATTCTTGAAATTTTGGGCCATAGCGTGAACGCTGGAATGTAAAATGGTTGTGATTCTCAAACGTGTCCTTGTCTCCGCAGTACATCACTTCGGGATCTCTGTCAGTTGCAGTGGAGAATCATCCGTCCATCTCTTTGGTAGGTTGAGTCCAAAAATATTGAAGCACTAGAGGGTAGCGCCCAATTTAAAAGATCTAGGAGGAAACGCGAAGCTCTCCTAGTGGTCCTCCAGCTGGCGTAGCTTCCGTTCTTGGTTCCTCGGTTCCTCCTTGGTTGGTTCCACAAACGGTTGCGTAATCCACATATTGTTCTGCGGTTCCTATCATAATTCCCATCTGGTTTCTCCATAGTTGCTCGATCCTTAAGTAGTTCTCCAGATGTGGTGTTGCAATGATGACAAACAGATATCGGGGCTTTCTGTTTTTCCTGTTGAACGCTATGAACCATGGATCTTGTGGACCCAACTATTGTCTTGCTTTTCTCCTACAGGTTAAAGGATTCCTAGTTATGAATATCATCAGCTCTGTGATCGCAGTGGTTgccataattattttttgtatcgaCATTGGTGAATGGTATCATGGTTGTTACTATTGGCCGGTAAGTTATTATTTAGAAGAACACATTCCAAAATCATATCCTACTGAATGACGTGGTTgtacttgttatgccctgttCCACTGAGTGAATCTTAAGAGAATAACTACTTGTCATATGTCGATATGTCTCAAAGCCCCaccctaaccacacccctaaaTGTCCTTATTTGGTCATGTGGAATCATGGGAAGTTTCTAAAGCAAACTGTAAGCAATGTTATGGTTTGCCAAACCCTTCCTAAAGAGCATGTAGTCTTTCTGTATACATCTCCTCCATATTTGTTAATGAATTTGCTCCTAAGCTCCCGACCAGCCCCCTTTTTTTGCCGTTTATTTAGTTATCTTTGGAATGTCACGTAATTATTTCTCTGAATTTTGTATCTTTTGCAGATAGCTAAGATTGTTCATCTTTCAATACTAATTGTTGCGTCCTTCCTGCAATTTGGTGTGTCGCTGTCTCTCTCCATTTTCGCATGGAAGTCCCTGGACCACGCAGACAATCCTCCGTCCCAGGTAAGATAACAATAGTCCAGGGGTGTCCGACCTGCGGCCCTccggctgctgcaggactacatctcccataatgctctttcagctaaggggctggctgaggaggatgggagatgtagtcctgcagcagctggagggccgcaagttggacgcccctgcaatAGTATGTTAATTGGATAAAAGGGATTACTTGATCTGTGATTAAAATGGCCATAAgtcattataaataaatgtgaatggtGGAGGTTGACTATTCCATCGGGGGGGTCTAGaccctataaaaataataatgtaaggcAATAGTGACTGACCATGTCTGTGGACAACATGTAGACTGAAGGTCAAGACCCTTCTCCATTGTATGAAAccaaagatgtttttttaatgccattGGGCAGACCAAGCTTCAGAGACAACCTTTGAACATCTCAAAGGTCACGTCTTCTTCCGGTATCAAAAACCTGTGCAGACTACCTTTTCTGGGACCCATACAGCCATATTGAATTTTTAGACTTAAGACCTCAATTCTTCAGATCTACAGCACAGAGCTTTTTTTTGAGCCCATCTTGGCTACACCAATCCTGTAGACTTCTTCCTCACACTTTCTTTCATTGCTCCGTACCAGGTCTTTATAATACCAAATGATTACGTTCCTTCCGGACCCTCTGGTAATCCTGCCTTTGGGAACCTTTATACGGCATCCATACCCCAAGACAACGGAGTTCCCACAAGTCCTACGGCTCCCATGTATCCTGGGGAACAAGGAAGCCACGCTATACCTCTGCCCAACTATTATGGAAATACGGTGTCCTCCTAAAAGCCACAGCAGGATGGTTAGAACATGACATTGGCTTTTTCCATATCAACCCTTGCCACGTAATTGAATTTACCTTCTATTACTCattacagaataataaaaaaaattatgaattttatatgttaattaataattaaagcgCAGACCAGCTCTTAACGAGAGAAGACAACACATGACTCTCTGCTACGCTTTCACACATCATTTTGGGATATTTTCTTGATATTCTGTGCATATCTGACGCAGCTTCTCAATATGGAATTTGCGATACCTAGAAATGTTCAAAGAATTACAATTATTGACTGAGAAACTGAGAATACATCCGATGAGACCTTCTTGACCCTCATCTGACCAGACATCGTCCCACTGATGATGGGAAACCGACAgaaaatgtttgtatatatcATTGGCATAACTACACAGTGGGGCCTGTGCCTCTTGATTCCAAATAGTTTAGGGTCAAAAGGGCCCAGACCGCGCAGATcccggaagggccctttctaaactattttgaaccggcacagggagacaggaacgtatcaGGGTCATGTTACGTCAGGTGACCCCACGGTGAAAATGGGGCGGCTCGCAAActgcaggagcagtgagaggtaagcggggggcAGGTgggatgtatatgtgtgagcatggatgtgtaattgtgtttgagcatggatgtgtaattgtttgtGCGCGAgtatggatatgtaattgtgtgtgtgtgagcatgaatgtctgtgtgtgtgagcatgaatgtgtaagtgggtgagatgATTGCATGTTAGAATGaatatgtacgtgtgtgttagtgaattGGTGTGTGTACTTTGTGTAAGTAATTTTACATGTCTGCCTTGAAGGGGGGTAAGagtcaaagaaggcacagacaagttgtttgggggcaatgatggcacagaccagctgttgaagttggggtccctggggcaattttcgcagtagggccctgtggtttctagttacgcccctgataaatgtatgtgtatggtgttagcgtgtagttgtgcacttatgtcatcagacACCTGTTTTTGAAAAGGATATTGAGGCGCTTGTAAAGGTCCAGAGGCTGCTATAAAGTTAATAAGAGGAGTGGCGCACTTTAGCAATGAAGAAAGGATAAAGAAGTATTAGAGGGGATATAtcattgtacaaatacatacgGGGGGCAATACCAACCACTCTCGTGTGACCTCTTCATTAATAGGACGTTACAgaaaacaagaggtcatccattGAGACTTGAAGAAAGGAATTTTTGCTTAAAGCAGCAAAAAGGGTCCTTTACAGTAAAAGCAGTAAAGCTATAGAATCCACGCCCCATATTCTGAGCTCAAATTCAATAATTGCCTTCTATTACGGGCTTACTTAACGAATGAAATTACTTTAATTAGAGCTGATggatccagtgagaaatcagatgATCATTTTGGAAACCAgaaagtttttttaacccctttttgaggcacaattggaaatgGATTTAATGTGGGGGCTTTCGGCTTCTAAATTACCGTTATGGTCCATCTCCCCTAACAAGAATCATTAGGGCCCGTTCTATATTTCTTGGCGTAAAATGTAGCCGTATCGCTATAGCAACCGAGCGAATATTCCCACTGATTGTATTATTTCATTGGTTACCGTGGCGTAACCATTGGATCATTTCATTGGCTACTGTGGCTTTCAAGTCTCGAAcaggaatattattttttatgcaaaaatCTGGGGAGCTCCAGTTCTGATGTAGTTTTTGAcgattgtgtttttaaatacattttatttgggtacgagaaaaaaaaaaaaagaaaagaaattataaaaaaaaaataaaaaaatcttgcgTTGCTTCTTTTTGGAGGCATAGAATAAAAGCGGAGCAGCAGTATCCTCCGACGGACACTCATAAATTAAGACATGCAAAGAAGTCGGATTTTATCCAAAGAGAAATAAATTGAcatatccattaaaaaaaataataataataatttccccTCCCCCGTTCAGCTCGTAAAAAACGGTTTGGATCCCGTGTGAATGATTTTATGCCTGGCGAGACTCGAGCTCTGAGTGAAGCGCTTCCCGCAGTCGGCGCACGAGAAgggcttctcccccgtgtggaTCCGCTGATGGAGAACCAGGTAGGAGCCCCGGGTGAAGCTCTTGCCGCACTCGGAGCACGAGAAGGGCTTCTCCCCTTTGTGAGTCCTCTGGTGCCTCACCAGGTACGAGTTGTAGGTGAAGCACTTGCCGCACTCGGAGCACGAGTACGTCTTCTGCCCCGTGTGGCTCTTCTCGTGGATCACGAGGTTGGTCTTGTAAGAAAAGCACTCCCCGCAGTAGGAACACGCCAAGCCTTTGACCCTGTGGGTCTGGAGGTGCTTAAACAGCTCGGAGTTACTGGTGAAGAAGTCCGGGCACTCGGAGCAGTTGTACAACCGGAACgtggtgtgggtttttttatggGCTATCAAGGCCTTCAGTTTGCCGAAAGTCCGACCGCACTCGCTGCAGGTCATGAACGGGATGTTGCTCTCCATATTCTGCGTGGCGGTGGATTTTTTCCTCGCGCTCCTTACCCTGGCCGAGCGGACGATCGGCGCACCGCCCGCGGGGGGAATCACATCGGGGTCCGTACAGCGGGGTTCTCCGTGGGACGTCGGTTCCTCTTTAACTTGAACCGGTAAATAGCCCGCCGCTCTGTCTTCTATGGGTGCGTCGGGGGGGTGGCCCTCATCGCCCGCGTAGGTCTCCTCTTTGATCTGGAAAGGTGGGTACGCTGCTTCCGTTTGCTCCGTTGGTCCAGGGTCTGCACGGACCCCCAGGTGGCCCTCTTCGTAGGGTTCTTCTGCGATGTCGTTCGGAAACGTTTGTTCTGCCGAAGCCACGGCGCCTGTGATATCTCCGCCTTCGCAGGAGGAATCCCTTTTGATGTCCGTGTCTCTGACGTTATTCCCCTCCGAATCGCCACTAAAATTCCTCGGTTCCTTCGGCAGTTTCTGAACGACATTGAAGTATTTTGGTTGCTGGTAACATTTGACGTCACTCGTAGAGTTTACGCTCTCAGGAATAGAATGAGGATCATAAAGATGTTCCTGTGAAGGCCCTCTGTCTGATCCGTcacctatatataaaaaaaataatataaataaatatataataaaaaaaatatataaatataataaaaaaaaatatatatatatttaacaaaaaaaataaaaaatacattttaaaaaatacattttaatgaatctatatgttatttatttatggggCTACCTCTTCTGCCACAATGACTCAGGTTGTAGACAATGAAAAACCAGCCCAATGACCTCAAGCAGCATGGATTTCACTTCCCACCGCAGCTCCATCACAACATTAGTCGGCTAGAAACCTGAGTTAACACTCAGTGCTTGGTCTGCCTCTCGCTTTAGACTTCCAAAGGTTAAATTCCACCCCACTTGATGACGGCGGTCAACCTGATGAAGCCACGGTACGAGGCAAAACACATGGCGAATTAAGCCATTCGGGGAGTCATCTGCACAAAGTACCCAACCAGTAGTGTGCTGTACGGAGGCATAAGAAAGACAATGACCTCTCTGTACTAGAATAATATTTCGGGACCTTCCTGCACAGAATATTTTCCTCACCGGTTGAGCTGAAGGGCTGGAGATCCTTCATCGTGTTGTTCTCCTGTGGCTCATGGTGGCCTTCTGCCAACTCCCACTTCTacataaataaagagaaaacgGCATGAACCCGACCCACACGGCGGTACAAGCTCTACCCGGACACAACCTTTCTGCAGCTCTCACCTCTGCGGTCAGCAGCTGGATGATTGTGTTGGTCAGCTCCAGGATCTTCTGGCCGTTG comes from Spea bombifrons isolate aSpeBom1 chromosome 11, aSpeBom1.2.pri, whole genome shotgun sequence and encodes:
- the LOC128469290 gene encoding gastrula zinc finger protein XlCGF48.2-like; amino-acid sequence: MDTGRNQMTKRILNITLEIIYLLTGEDCVVVKKSGEHLSLKSSPNGSEESCRSWNPTTASPPSSLMCEKDNGQKILELTNTIIQLLTAEKWELAEGHHEPQENNTMKDLQPFSSTGDGSDRGPSQEHLYDPHSIPESVNSTSDVKCYQQPKYFNVVQKLPKEPRNFSGDSEGNNVRDTDIKRDSSCEGGDITGAVASAEQTFPNDIAEEPYEEGHLGVRADPGPTEQTEAAYPPFQIKEETYAGDEGHPPDAPIEDRAAGYLPVQVKEEPTSHGEPRCTDPDVIPPAGGAPIVRSARVRSARKKSTATQNMESNIPFMTCSECGRTFGKLKALIAHKKTHTTFRLYNCSECPDFFTSNSELFKHLQTHRVKGLACSYCGECFSYKTNLVIHEKSHTGQKTYSCSECGKCFTYNSYLVRHQRTHKGEKPFSCSECGKSFTRGSYLVLHQRIHTGEKPFSCADCGKRFTQSSSLARHKIIHTGSKPFFTS
- the LOC128468822 gene encoding membrane-spanning 4-domains subfamily A member 4A-like encodes the protein MASPLSEGRVVIIPRNQVMAGSTATKPVAAAFYLSVLKGQPKALGTTQIVLSLLQISLGLIYSLSNGCVTISILTGVNFWGSVFYITSGSLSVAVENHPSISLVKGFLVMNIISSVIAVVAIIIFCIDIGEWYHGCYYWPIAKIVHLSILIVASFLQFGVSLSLSIFAWKSLDHADNPPSQVFIIPNDYVPSGPSGNPAFGNLYTASIPQDNGVPTSPTAPMYPGEQGSHAIPLPNYYGNTVSS